The nucleotide sequence AGCTATCTGAATTTGTTCGATATCAAATATGAAAATTGTACAACGAATTTCCAAGTTATGATGGCttgataaatttaaattcactTTGGTTGGTATGATTATGATACGGCATTGGTTTTCGCTACTTAGATATTCGTACTAATGAgcaaaactaaaaagtaaaaatttaaaactaaactgaaactagaaccttgaaacttgaaagtaaaaactgaaatgaattttgatttttttaaaaatcgaagaCTGTAGTGGTGAATGAACCTATATCCGATGCACCAGAAAAAGAATCATACAGCCCATCTCATCGCGATCAGGTATCGTCAACgtcatgtttgttttttttttttttttgctcgccGATGATAATATGATAAGGTGTTTTTTATTCCAcgtattaatttattaattagtTTTCGTCAATTCGTACCGAATCGTTtagtattattttattcaaaatgttgaaattagtcGTTCTATTAATTATTTGCTCGAGTCTACCGGCTCTCTACGCTTCATCGTTATGCAAAAACCCAGAAATATCTTCAGCCTCATCGTACACCACTCAAGACGGAATGGTCGTAGCCGAAATCGCTTTCATCTCAGAGTTCAGCTTGGATTGCAGTAATAAAGCCAGCGGTTTGTCACTATTCGGCGAAGTTAACGGTAAAATCCTTCCTATAATGAAAGTAGACGGTCGTAATAAGTACCAAGTCAGTTGGACCGAAGAAATCAAGAAAGCCAGAAGTGGCGATTATATCATCAACGTTTACGACGAAGAAGGA is from Planococcus citri chromosome 1, ihPlaCitr1.1, whole genome shotgun sequence and encodes:
- the LOC135832701 gene encoding translocon-associated protein subunit delta-like translates to MLKLVVLLIICSSLPALYASSLCKNPEISSASSYTTQDGMVVAEIAFISEFSLDCSNKASGLSLFGEVNGKILPIMKVDGRNKYQVSWTEEIKKARSGDYIINVYDEEGYSNIRKAIRSGEDPKAITPLTMVTLNYSGAYLGPWVNSEFLAAISLISAWYAAFVHKSKLLS